TCAGGCCAGGCGCGAGCGCGCCACCTCGAAGCAGGCGAGGGCAGCCGCTGCCGCCACGTTGAGCGAGCCGAGGGCCCCCCGCAGGGGGATCGAGGCCACCACGTCGCAGCGCTCCCGGGTCAGGCGGCTCAGACCCGTCCCCTCCGCCCCGAGGACGATCGCCACCGGTTCGGCGGCGACGTTGAGGCCGAAGAGCGAGGTGTCCCCGTCGGCGTCGAGGCCCACGACCCAGACCCCGCGGTCGCGCAGGCGGGCCAGCGCCGCGGGCAGACCGCTGACGAGAGCCATGGGGAGGTGCTCGACCGCGCCCGCCGCCGCCTTGGCGACCGTCGGGGTCACATGGGCGGCCCGGTGGCGGGGGACGATCACGCCGGTGACCCCGGCGCACTCGGCGGTGCGCAGCAGCGCCCCGAGGTTGCCGGGGTCGGTGATCGAGTCGAGGCAGAGGAGGAACGGTGGGTCCCCCGCGGGGCCGGTGCGCTCGGCGAGGGTGTCGAGCTCGGCCTCGGGGATGGTGTCG
This genomic stretch from Acidimicrobiales bacterium harbors:
- the rlmB gene encoding 23S rRNA (guanosine(2251)-2'-O)-methyltransferase RlmB — its product is APGGRGGRPDRGPPRGGRDQPRRQSGRGDAPARPAPPKGLGGEQVEGRQAVRELLIAGRRRVRDIWLAEGTDESEVLADILELAGELRVTVRSVSRSALEAEARSEAPQGVLAHADTIPEAELDTLAERTGPAGDPPFLLCLDSITDPGNLGALLRTAECAGVTGVIVPRHRAAHVTPTVAKAAAGAVEHLPMALVSGLPAALARLRDRGVWVVGLDADGDTSLFGLNVAAEPVAIVLGAEGTGLSRLTRERCDVVASIPLRGALGSLNVAAAAALACFEVARSRLA